A region from the uncultured Holophaga sp. genome encodes:
- a CDS encoding HD domain-containing phosphohydrolase gives MTRKILFVDDEENVLSAYTRVLRKRFQIETATGGEEALLRLEGSGPYAVIVSDMRMPRMDGVQLLSKVKELAPETVRIMLTGNADQQTATDAVNRGAIFRFLTKPCDAETLGQVLDAALDQYALVRAEKELLEQTLTGAISMMVELLSMLDPTSFGRSQRLAEITEQVAKDLGMEDPWMMGVASVLSQIGVLMVPPQVLEKVRRGAILTSAEREMYARVPEIGSNLIRKIPRLEEVANIVYYAQKNFNGSGFPQDNVKEEEIPLGSRILRAVGDYLDLLLKLPGPLHAVQDMFGRTAWYDIRVLHALQNVLEAEVETGDKEPAFLTVSELQAGLVVLENVETLTGWLIIPKGTLLRAAHLEKLRNFTTLAGVKEPIAVAPPEA, from the coding sequence ATGACGCGCAAGATCCTGTTCGTTGATGATGAAGAGAACGTGCTCTCGGCCTACACCCGGGTGCTCCGGAAGCGCTTCCAGATCGAGACGGCCACCGGGGGCGAGGAGGCCCTGCTGCGCCTGGAGGGCTCTGGCCCCTATGCGGTCATCGTCTCTGACATGCGCATGCCCAGGATGGACGGCGTCCAGCTCCTGTCCAAGGTGAAGGAACTCGCACCGGAGACCGTGAGGATCATGCTCACGGGCAATGCCGACCAGCAGACCGCCACGGACGCCGTCAACCGGGGTGCCATCTTCCGATTCCTGACCAAGCCCTGCGACGCCGAGACCCTGGGCCAGGTGCTCGATGCAGCTCTCGACCAGTACGCCCTGGTCCGGGCGGAGAAGGAGCTCCTGGAGCAGACCTTGACCGGGGCCATCTCCATGATGGTGGAGCTGCTCTCCATGCTGGACCCCACCAGCTTCGGACGCTCCCAGCGGCTCGCCGAGATCACCGAGCAGGTGGCGAAGGATCTGGGCATGGAGGATCCGTGGATGATGGGCGTCGCCTCGGTCCTGAGCCAGATCGGGGTCCTGATGGTCCCCCCCCAGGTCCTGGAGAAGGTGCGCCGCGGGGCCATCCTCACCAGTGCCGAGCGGGAGATGTACGCCAGGGTGCCCGAGATCGGCTCCAATCTCATCCGCAAGATCCCCCGGCTGGAGGAGGTGGCGAACATCGTCTACTACGCCCAGAAGAACTTCAACGGCTCCGGCTTTCCCCAGGACAACGTGAAGGAGGAGGAGATCCCCCTGGGCTCCCGGATCCTGCGGGCCGTGGGCGACTACCTGGACCTCCTGCTGAAGCTGCCGGGCCCCCTCCATGCCGTCCAGGACATGTTCGGACGCACGGCCTGGTATGACATCCGGGTGCTCCACGCCCTCCAGAACGTCCTGGAAGCCGAGGTGGAGACCGGCGACAAGGAGCCCGCCTTCCTCACCGTCAGCGAACTGCAGGCGGGGCTGGTGGTGTTGGAGAATGTCGAGACGCTGACCGGGTGGCTGATCATCCCCAAGGGGACCCTCCTGAGAGCGGCCCACCTGGAGAAGCTCCGCAACTTCACCACCCTGGCGGGGGTCAAGGAGCCCATCGCCGTGGCCCCGCCTGAGGCCTGA
- a CDS encoding SpoIVB peptidase S55 domain-containing protein yields the protein MNRLLFSCVLGLAGLSVVAQAPPAIMPLREIRPGMKGYGRTVFQGGKIEKFSFEVLGVQSGVTPGHSMILIKASGGPLAETGIMQGMSGSPCYIEGQLIGALSSGWQFQKEPLAGVTPIGEMLDQLRDIPDTPAVRTPLILPKLEPPKVLKAALRGEMIPLSELMGPASGQLPMVLSGTGLDPEVRSLWTGTGVEFTAAGMGTGRGIGEPSPLEPGGMASIALMQGDMEMAASGTITYVSGRRVLLFGHPLFNLGPVDLPLWSATVSGNVASYATSFKLAQPVAPVGALRLDRSSGVAGTLGAEARMIPLRVGLNLGGKRTLNFRFEVMDHPTATPALVATAVAQTLNSQVRSLGFTSLSMQGNIKLANHPAIQVENVVADLNTLRVSQYLGAILQAITLNPFERPVFEGISVTIKAEERLDRTIIAGVRPLKARVKRGEVLPVLVTLQNIQGVRETATFNVNVPQSARPGLATLMVGDGMSLLNADPDERAIDITDLGDMVRIINNSLRNNHVYALMVQAQPGAGLRGARIEGVPPSITTMLGSDGDSRTNQLQKRIVSRALLPLEREVNGLVSLDVEIE from the coding sequence ATGAATCGACTGTTATTCTCCTGTGTTCTGGGTCTTGCGGGGCTCAGTGTCGTCGCCCAGGCCCCGCCGGCCATCATGCCTCTGCGGGAGATCCGGCCCGGGATGAAGGGGTACGGTCGGACCGTCTTCCAGGGTGGGAAGATCGAGAAGTTCAGTTTCGAAGTGCTGGGGGTCCAATCCGGGGTGACGCCGGGTCACAGCATGATCCTGATCAAGGCCAGCGGGGGACCTCTTGCCGAGACGGGCATCATGCAGGGCATGAGCGGCTCCCCCTGCTACATCGAGGGCCAGCTCATCGGTGCGCTCTCCTCGGGCTGGCAATTCCAGAAGGAGCCCCTCGCCGGGGTGACCCCCATCGGGGAGATGCTGGATCAGCTCCGGGACATCCCGGACACCCCCGCGGTCCGGACCCCCCTGATCCTGCCCAAGCTGGAGCCCCCGAAGGTGCTCAAGGCGGCCTTGAGGGGCGAGATGATCCCCCTTTCCGAGCTCATGGGGCCTGCCTCGGGGCAGTTGCCCATGGTCCTCTCGGGGACCGGGCTGGATCCCGAGGTCAGGAGCCTCTGGACGGGGACCGGGGTGGAGTTCACCGCCGCTGGCATGGGGACTGGTCGTGGGATCGGGGAGCCCAGCCCCCTGGAACCCGGGGGCATGGCCTCCATCGCCCTGATGCAGGGCGACATGGAGATGGCCGCCTCTGGAACCATCACCTACGTCAGCGGGAGACGGGTCCTGCTCTTCGGGCACCCCCTCTTCAACCTCGGCCCTGTGGACCTGCCACTCTGGTCAGCAACGGTGAGCGGGAACGTGGCGAGCTATGCCACCTCTTTCAAGCTGGCCCAGCCGGTGGCCCCGGTGGGTGCCCTGCGCCTGGACCGGAGCAGCGGGGTGGCCGGCACCCTGGGGGCGGAGGCGCGGATGATCCCCCTGCGGGTGGGGCTCAACCTGGGGGGCAAGCGCACCCTGAACTTCCGCTTCGAGGTCATGGACCACCCCACAGCGACGCCAGCCCTGGTGGCCACGGCCGTGGCCCAGACCCTCAACTCCCAGGTCCGGTCCCTGGGTTTCACCAGCCTCTCGATGCAGGGCAACATCAAGCTGGCCAACCATCCCGCCATCCAGGTGGAGAACGTGGTGGCGGATCTCAACACCCTGCGGGTTTCCCAGTACCTGGGGGCCATTCTCCAGGCCATCACCCTCAACCCCTTCGAACGGCCCGTCTTCGAGGGGATCTCTGTGACCATCAAGGCTGAGGAACGGCTGGATCGGACGATCATTGCCGGGGTGCGTCCCCTAAAGGCCCGGGTGAAGCGGGGTGAGGTCCTGCCGGTACTGGTGACCCTCCAGAATATTCAGGGGGTCCGGGAGACCGCCACCTTCAACGTGAACGTACCGCAGTCGGCCCGGCCTGGCCTGGCTACGCTCATGGTGGGTGACGGCATGAGCCTGCTCAATGCCGATCCCGACGAGCGGGCCATCGACATCACGGATCTGGGTGACATGGTCCGCATCATCAACAACAGTCTCCGCAACAACCACGTCTACGCCCTCATGGTCCAGGCCCAACCCGGTGCCGGTCTGCGCGGGGCCCGCATCGAGGGGGTCCCCCCCAGCATCACGACCATGCTCGGCAGCGATGGGGACTCCCGGACGAACCAGCTCCAGAAGCGCATCGTCAGTCGGGCTCTGCTGCCCCTGGAGCGCGAAGTGAATGGTCTGGTGAGCCTGGATGTGGAGATCGAGTAG
- a CDS encoding ABC transporter substrate-binding protein codes for MGSVLLSALLSVCACGLSPAWGETGVTPQEVRVGMSNALSGPAARLGTRLKAGVEVYFGKVNAAGGVHGRKLKLISYDDAYEPGRCAAFTAKLVDEDRVFALLGYVGTPTSTGVLPLVNELGVPFVAPLTGAASLRSPVNRLVYNVRGSYADEMEYLVEHLTHDLGVKRIGILVQNDSFGAAGEDGVMIALRRRSLSLCGKGSYKRNTEEVGEGLAVLQEAKPEAVILVGTYKPLATAVKQARAAGFNPRWATISFVGTEAFMAELGPAGEGVFVSQVLPSPFDERLPFIVGYQRDMKAAGESPDYGSLEGYVDAAVFVEGLRQGGVELSRASFLRGMDGLQADLGGLQVSYSPTNHQALRRVHAIQVQGGKAVPVSESFR; via the coding sequence ATGGGTTCTGTTCTCCTTTCCGCGCTGCTCTCCGTCTGTGCCTGTGGCCTCTCGCCGGCCTGGGGTGAGACCGGGGTCACCCCCCAGGAAGTCCGGGTCGGCATGTCCAATGCGCTGAGCGGACCCGCTGCCCGCCTCGGGACCCGTCTCAAGGCCGGGGTGGAGGTCTATTTCGGGAAGGTGAATGCCGCAGGGGGCGTCCATGGGCGGAAGCTCAAGCTCATCAGTTATGACGATGCGTACGAACCGGGCCGTTGCGCGGCCTTTACTGCGAAACTGGTGGATGAGGACCGGGTGTTCGCCCTGCTCGGCTATGTGGGCACACCCACCTCAACGGGCGTACTCCCGCTGGTGAACGAGCTGGGTGTGCCCTTCGTCGCCCCGCTCACGGGTGCCGCCTCCCTCCGCAGCCCTGTGAACCGACTGGTCTATAACGTGCGGGGGTCGTACGCGGACGAGATGGAATACCTGGTGGAACACCTGACCCATGATCTGGGGGTGAAGCGCATCGGTATCCTGGTCCAGAACGACTCCTTCGGTGCGGCGGGCGAGGACGGGGTGATGATCGCGCTCCGGAGGCGCTCACTGTCCCTGTGCGGCAAGGGAAGCTACAAGCGGAACACCGAAGAGGTGGGGGAGGGCCTGGCGGTGCTCCAGGAGGCGAAACCGGAAGCGGTGATCCTGGTGGGAACCTACAAGCCTCTTGCCACCGCCGTGAAGCAGGCCAGGGCCGCGGGCTTCAACCCCAGGTGGGCCACCATCTCCTTTGTGGGCACCGAGGCCTTCATGGCCGAACTGGGGCCCGCGGGGGAGGGGGTCTTCGTATCCCAGGTGCTGCCTTCGCCTTTCGATGAGCGTCTCCCTTTCATCGTCGGCTACCAGAGAGACATGAAGGCGGCCGGGGAGAGCCCCGACTACGGAAGCCTCGAAGGCTATGTGGATGCTGCAGTCTTTGTGGAGGGGCTCCGGCAGGGCGGGGTAGAGCTGAGCCGGGCCTCTTTCCTGAGGGGCATGGACGGCCTTCAGGCCGACCTCGGAGGACTCCAGGTTTCGTACTCCCCCACCAACCATCAGGCCTTGAGGCGCGTGCATGCCATCCAGGTCCAGGGGGGAAAGGCCGTCCCTGTGAGCGAGTCCTTCCGCTAG
- the leuA gene encoding 2-isopropylmalate synthase, with amino-acid sequence MQAHRYAPLPPIQLADRQWPSRVLSTAPAWCSVDLRDGNQALVEPMGWDRKLRLFETLVARGFREIEVGFPAASQTDFDFIRRLIEEDRIPEGVTLQVLTQAREELIQRTVDALQGARRVIIHLYNSTSTLQRRVVFDQEEDEILALAVRGTRWVKEAARKLMGTELRFEYSPESFSGTELDFAARISQAVIETWDPRRPGEMILNLPNTVEQATPNRYADQIEWMHRNLKGRERVVLSVHTHNDRGCAVAATELALLAGADRVEGTLFGNGERTGNADLVTLGLNLLMNGIDPGLDLGNLPELVEVFETCNRLPLGPRHPYAGELVFTAFSGSHQDAIKKGLAVLKAEGRSDWEVPYLPLDPAEVGRSYEAIIRINSQSGKGGLAYLLEAGHGFILPRSLAAEFSAQVQAQADRSGEEIAPDQVWHSFESTYLQPGRYTLPAFETQRSGADCHLSATLEEAGHPLQVSGSGKGPLEAFVKGINQALDRDIHILDYHEHALGSGEEAEAVAYVHLRGKDGQTRHGVGRDTDIAAAGLRAILSALNRL; translated from the coding sequence ATGCAGGCCCACCGCTACGCGCCCCTCCCCCCCATCCAGCTGGCCGACCGCCAGTGGCCCTCCCGGGTCCTCAGCACCGCGCCCGCCTGGTGCAGCGTCGATCTCAGGGACGGCAACCAGGCCCTGGTGGAACCCATGGGCTGGGACCGCAAGCTCCGGCTCTTCGAGACCCTGGTGGCCCGGGGCTTCCGGGAAATAGAGGTGGGCTTCCCCGCCGCCTCCCAGACGGACTTCGACTTCATCCGCCGCCTCATCGAGGAGGACCGCATCCCAGAGGGGGTCACCCTCCAGGTCCTGACCCAGGCCCGGGAGGAGCTCATCCAGCGTACCGTCGATGCCCTGCAGGGGGCCCGCCGGGTCATCATCCATCTCTACAACAGCACCTCCACCCTGCAGCGGCGCGTGGTCTTCGACCAGGAAGAGGATGAGATCCTGGCCTTGGCGGTGAGGGGCACCCGATGGGTGAAGGAGGCAGCCCGGAAGCTGATGGGGACCGAGCTGCGCTTCGAATACTCCCCTGAGAGTTTCTCCGGCACCGAGCTGGACTTCGCCGCCCGGATCTCCCAGGCCGTCATTGAGACCTGGGACCCCCGGCGCCCCGGTGAAATGATCCTGAACCTCCCCAACACCGTGGAACAGGCCACCCCCAACCGCTATGCCGACCAGATCGAGTGGATGCACCGGAACCTGAAGGGCCGGGAACGGGTGGTCCTGAGCGTCCACACCCACAACGACCGGGGCTGCGCCGTGGCCGCCACCGAGCTGGCCCTCCTGGCCGGAGCCGATCGGGTGGAAGGAACCCTCTTCGGCAATGGGGAGCGCACCGGCAACGCAGACCTCGTCACCCTGGGCCTCAACCTCCTCATGAACGGCATTGACCCCGGTCTCGATCTGGGCAATCTCCCCGAGCTGGTGGAGGTCTTCGAGACTTGCAACCGCCTGCCCCTCGGCCCCCGCCATCCCTATGCCGGAGAGCTGGTCTTCACAGCCTTCAGCGGCTCCCACCAGGACGCCATCAAGAAGGGGCTGGCCGTCCTGAAGGCCGAGGGCCGCAGCGACTGGGAGGTGCCCTACCTGCCCCTGGATCCCGCCGAAGTGGGCCGCTCGTACGAAGCCATCATCCGCATCAACAGCCAGTCCGGGAAGGGGGGCCTGGCCTACCTCCTGGAGGCGGGGCACGGATTCATCCTGCCCAGGAGCCTGGCCGCGGAGTTCAGCGCCCAGGTCCAGGCCCAAGCCGATCGCAGCGGAGAGGAGATCGCCCCCGACCAGGTCTGGCACAGCTTCGAGAGCACGTACCTGCAGCCGGGACGCTACACCCTCCCAGCCTTCGAGACCCAGCGGAGCGGCGCGGACTGCCACCTGAGCGCCACCCTGGAGGAGGCCGGCCACCCCCTGCAGGTCTCCGGCAGCGGTAAAGGCCCCCTGGAAGCCTTCGTGAAGGGGATCAACCAGGCCCTGGACCGGGACATCCACATCCTGGACTACCACGAACACGCCCTGGGGAGCGGCGAAGAGGCCGAAGCCGTGGCCTACGTGCACCTGCGGGGAAAGGACGGGCAGACCCGCCACGGGGTCGGGCGGGACACGGACATCGCTGCCGCCGGGCTCAGGGCCATCCTGAGCGCCCTGAACCGGCTTTGA
- a CDS encoding TIGR00282 family metallophosphoesterase, translating to MRILVTGDVVGEPGRRLLAEFLPVLRRELALDLVVINGENAAHGHGITERIAREWFEDLGVDVITTGNHAFDVKDIVPYFQKEPRLLRPANYPPGTPGNGYIKLHTATGEEALIINLMGRVHMPPCDCPFRGVDAILAKERADLVLVDFHAEATSEAQALGWHLEGRAAAVLGSHTHVPTLDARVIGNGTAYVTDIGMVGPYESVIGMKVEASLSRFLKARGDRFEVASGDLQFHAVFIETEGKRAKSITRIVKRL from the coding sequence ATGCGGATACTGGTGACTGGCGATGTGGTGGGGGAACCCGGCAGGCGGCTTCTGGCCGAGTTCCTGCCCGTCCTGAGACGGGAGCTGGCCCTCGACCTGGTGGTGATCAACGGCGAGAACGCCGCCCATGGCCATGGCATCACGGAGCGGATCGCCCGGGAGTGGTTCGAGGATCTCGGTGTTGATGTCATCACCACCGGCAACCATGCCTTCGACGTGAAGGACATCGTCCCCTACTTCCAGAAAGAGCCGCGCCTGCTGCGCCCCGCCAACTACCCTCCGGGCACTCCAGGCAACGGCTACATCAAGCTGCACACCGCCACGGGTGAGGAGGCCCTGATCATCAACCTCATGGGCCGGGTCCACATGCCTCCCTGCGACTGCCCCTTCCGGGGGGTGGATGCCATTCTGGCCAAGGAGCGCGCCGACCTCGTGCTGGTGGACTTCCACGCCGAGGCCACCAGCGAGGCCCAGGCCCTGGGCTGGCACCTGGAGGGCCGGGCCGCCGCCGTCCTGGGCAGCCACACCCATGTCCCCACCCTGGACGCCAGGGTGATCGGGAACGGCACAGCCTATGTGACCGACATCGGCATGGTGGGTCCCTACGAGAGTGTCATCGGCATGAAGGTGGAGGCCAGCCTCAGCCGCTTCCTGAAGGCCAGGGGCGACCGCTTCGAGGTGGCCTCCGGGGATCTGCAGTTCCACGCCGTCTTCATCGAAACCGAAGGCAAGCGGGCCAAGAGCATCACGCGGATCGTGAAGCGCCTCTGA
- a CDS encoding response regulator: MDGTISRKILLVDDDENVLQGYYRNLSRLFPIEVAMGGEQALQAMEDHGPFAVVVADMRMPGMDGLELLKIIKERWPEVIRVMLTGNADQGTAMDAVNQGEVFRFLTKPYSPDLMKTVLLAALRQHHLQQSEKILLERTLMGSLRVLTELIGFANPEASHLAQLTRERVRALGAGMGLESTWDLEAAALLAPIGQAMLPMSLRSKLRERKPLSISEHTMLTRVPEFGARLVENIPRMERVANLIRLQAAEGGGDREATLLWLVSEFSRRDQERHDALVVLEEMRLQLDAALAGPLAAMARLFTPVPALPERSLPHDQIPEGSLLAKDILDPAGNPILMRGLRLDRAHLDLIGALINLRVVTDPIHISD; the protein is encoded by the coding sequence ATGGATGGCACCATCTCCCGGAAGATCCTCCTGGTGGACGATGACGAGAATGTCCTCCAGGGCTACTACCGGAACCTCAGCCGGCTCTTCCCCATCGAGGTGGCCATGGGGGGTGAGCAGGCCCTCCAGGCCATGGAGGACCATGGTCCCTTCGCCGTGGTCGTGGCCGACATGCGGATGCCCGGCATGGACGGCCTCGAGCTGCTCAAGATCATCAAGGAGCGCTGGCCCGAGGTGATCCGCGTCATGCTCACCGGCAACGCCGACCAGGGCACGGCCATGGACGCCGTGAACCAGGGGGAGGTCTTCCGCTTCCTCACCAAGCCCTACTCCCCCGACCTGATGAAGACCGTCCTCCTGGCAGCGCTGCGGCAACACCACCTCCAGCAGTCCGAGAAGATCCTCCTGGAGCGCACCCTGATGGGCAGCCTGAGGGTCCTGACCGAGCTCATCGGATTCGCCAATCCGGAAGCCAGCCACCTGGCCCAGCTCACCCGGGAGCGGGTGAGGGCCCTGGGTGCGGGCATGGGGCTGGAGAGCACCTGGGATCTGGAGGCCGCCGCCCTGCTGGCCCCCATCGGCCAGGCCATGCTCCCCATGAGCCTCCGATCCAAACTGCGGGAAAGGAAGCCTCTCTCCATCAGTGAGCACACCATGCTCACAAGGGTTCCCGAGTTCGGAGCCCGGTTGGTGGAGAACATCCCCAGGATGGAGCGGGTGGCCAACCTGATCCGCCTTCAGGCCGCGGAAGGGGGCGGGGACCGGGAGGCCACCCTCCTCTGGCTCGTCAGCGAGTTCTCCCGACGGGACCAGGAGCGCCACGACGCCCTGGTGGTGCTGGAGGAGATGCGGCTCCAGCTCGACGCTGCCCTGGCTGGCCCTCTGGCGGCCATGGCCCGGCTCTTCACCCCGGTCCCTGCCCTTCCGGAGCGGTCCCTGCCCCACGACCAGATCCCCGAGGGCTCCCTGCTGGCCAAGGACATCCTGGACCCTGCGGGGAACCCTATCCTGATGCGGGGCCTCCGTCTGGACCGTGCCCACCTGGACCTCATCGGCGCCCTCATCAACCTCCGCGTGGTGACGGACCCCATCCACATCTCTGACTGA
- a CDS encoding response regulator — protein sequence MTQKRILFVDDEPLVLQGLQRMLHQMRSEWEMVFAEGGEAALGLMDKSHFDVVVSDMRMPGMNGAQLLQEVMRRHPATIRLVLSGHADRDLVSQCVGVAHQYIGKPCEASHLKSMIQHAFALSANLESEEVKRIIGSIVQLPSAPDLYQRLREAMADEHATTKALGDIIERDMGMTSIILKLVNSAFFGLRRIIDTPHEAVAYLGVDTIRTLVLTHGIFLESNGLETHGLSLEELWRHSLDTANCACAIAATEGLDRAAQEAAFVGGILHDVGILVLAASFPEVYDRAIEIATQEHLHITMAEQRLFHLSHTEVGTYLLGLWGIPDATLEIIRKHHRPPSLFPPGLTPALAVRIAEGLVGERTPSALFFGPPVQEADLEIHGLTGHLDTWRALLGPVKES from the coding sequence ATGACCCAGAAACGCATTCTCTTCGTGGATGACGAGCCGCTGGTCCTCCAGGGGCTCCAGCGGATGCTCCATCAGATGCGCAGCGAGTGGGAGATGGTCTTCGCCGAGGGTGGCGAGGCGGCCCTGGGCCTCATGGACAAGTCCCACTTCGATGTGGTCGTCAGCGACATGCGTATGCCGGGCATGAACGGGGCCCAGCTGCTCCAGGAGGTGATGCGGCGCCACCCAGCCACCATCCGCCTGGTGCTCTCCGGCCATGCCGATCGGGACCTGGTCTCCCAGTGCGTGGGGGTGGCCCACCAGTACATCGGCAAGCCCTGCGAAGCCAGCCATCTCAAGTCCATGATCCAGCACGCCTTTGCCCTGAGCGCCAACCTGGAGAGCGAAGAGGTCAAGCGGATCATCGGCTCCATCGTCCAGCTCCCCAGCGCCCCGGATCTCTACCAGAGGCTCCGGGAGGCCATGGCCGATGAACACGCCACGACCAAGGCCCTGGGGGACATCATCGAGCGGGACATGGGGATGACGTCCATCATCCTCAAGCTGGTGAACAGCGCCTTCTTCGGCCTGAGGCGGATCATCGACACCCCCCACGAGGCCGTGGCCTACCTGGGCGTGGACACCATCCGGACCCTGGTGCTCACCCACGGCATCTTCTTGGAATCCAACGGGCTGGAGACCCATGGGCTCTCCCTTGAGGAACTCTGGAGGCACAGCCTGGACACCGCCAACTGTGCCTGCGCCATCGCCGCCACCGAGGGCCTCGACCGGGCCGCCCAGGAGGCGGCCTTTGTCGGGGGCATCCTGCACGATGTGGGCATTCTGGTGCTCGCCGCCAGCTTCCCAGAGGTCTATGACCGCGCCATCGAGATCGCGACCCAGGAACACCTCCACATCACCATGGCGGAGCAACGCCTCTTCCACCTGAGCCATACGGAAGTGGGTACCTATCTTCTGGGACTCTGGGGCATCCCGGACGCCACGCTGGAGATCATCCGGAAGCACCACCGCCCCCCCTCCCTCTTCCCCCCCGGCCTCACACCCGCCCTGGCGGTCAGGATCGCCGAGGGGCTGGTGGGGGAGCGCACCCCCAGCGCCCTCTTCTTCGGCCCCCCGGTCCAGGAGGCCGACCTGGAGATCCACGGACTGACAGGACATCTGGACACTTGGCGGGCCCTGCTCGGCCCGGTGAAGGAGAGCTGA
- a CDS encoding ATP-binding protein translates to MTLEDRIEGQGDAESRYQALEQLFSLFLEHSPVYVYFKDEELRPVLLSRNFEKLFRRPLSQILGRRMEELFLPELAASMAEDDRRVTREGILLRVEEEFDGRHFTSIKFPVKRPGHPTYLAGITLETTEQEQAKRALAASEARHRQLFESLALGMAVNEVIRDEDGRAVDYRIIEVNPGFTVHTGLEAEDCVGRLGSELFGEQALQTLETLAMVAAGGGYRSFEGFHQGLGRHLTVRIFCLEPGSFVSFFEDVTERRRQEQERRRLEEEFQHMQQLESLGSLAGGVAHDMNNVLQAIQGMASALKAKCGDHDELVSGLDLILSASQRGGDLVRSLTEFARKGLPEPVPVGLNEIVGREVELLRRTTLQRIEVQVDLEESLPEVLGDPSAIANALMNLSVNAMDAMPQRGTLRFCTRRTMEGGADIVVEDTGEGMSPEVLARAMEPFFTTKPRGKGTGLGLASVYGTIKAHLGSMHLASEPGLGTRVTLRFPPIRKESCPGSQVGRPAGPCKCARGLRIHLIDDDELIRESFPEFVGLLGHQVVATDSDGEAGLRRLREEAEPDVVVMDHNMPGISGIEALARLRQFRQTLPVLLCTGYLDEEARKALGRWPRVQVLLKPFSLDSIQDALAAVL, encoded by the coding sequence ATGACCTTGGAGGACCGGATCGAGGGGCAGGGGGATGCCGAGTCCAGATACCAGGCCCTCGAGCAGCTCTTTTCTCTCTTTCTGGAGCACAGTCCCGTCTACGTCTATTTCAAGGACGAAGAGCTGCGGCCGGTCCTGCTCAGTCGGAACTTCGAGAAGCTGTTCCGCCGCCCCCTTTCCCAGATCCTGGGCCGGAGGATGGAGGAACTCTTCCTCCCTGAGCTTGCCGCAAGCATGGCAGAGGATGATCGGCGGGTGACCCGGGAGGGCATACTCCTCCGGGTCGAGGAGGAATTCGACGGGCGCCATTTCACCAGCATCAAGTTCCCGGTCAAGCGACCGGGGCACCCGACCTATCTGGCCGGGATCACCCTTGAGACCACAGAGCAGGAGCAGGCCAAGCGGGCTCTGGCGGCCAGTGAGGCACGCCACCGGCAGCTCTTCGAGTCCCTGGCCCTGGGCATGGCTGTCAATGAGGTCATACGCGACGAGGATGGCCGGGCCGTGGACTACCGGATCATCGAGGTCAACCCGGGCTTCACCGTACACACCGGTCTGGAGGCCGAGGACTGTGTCGGGCGCCTGGGGAGCGAGCTGTTCGGCGAGCAGGCGCTGCAGACCCTCGAGACCTTGGCCATGGTGGCTGCTGGGGGGGGATACCGGAGCTTCGAGGGATTCCACCAGGGTCTCGGTAGGCATCTCACCGTGCGGATCTTCTGTCTGGAGCCCGGCTCCTTTGTCTCCTTCTTCGAAGATGTCACGGAGCGCCGGCGCCAGGAGCAGGAGCGGCGCCGTCTGGAGGAGGAGTTCCAGCACATGCAGCAGTTGGAGAGTCTGGGGAGCCTCGCTGGTGGTGTCGCCCACGACATGAACAACGTGCTCCAGGCCATCCAGGGCATGGCCTCGGCCCTCAAGGCCAAGTGCGGCGACCATGATGAGCTGGTCTCGGGCCTGGATCTCATCCTCAGCGCCAGCCAGCGGGGCGGGGATCTGGTGAGAAGCCTCACCGAATTCGCCCGCAAGGGGCTGCCCGAACCGGTGCCCGTGGGCCTCAACGAGATCGTGGGCCGCGAGGTGGAGCTCCTGAGACGGACCACCCTTCAGCGCATCGAGGTTCAAGTGGACCTTGAGGAGTCGCTTCCAGAGGTGCTCGGTGACCCCTCCGCCATTGCCAACGCCCTGATGAATCTGAGCGTGAATGCCATGGATGCCATGCCCCAGAGGGGGACGCTCCGCTTCTGCACGCGCCGCACCATGGAGGGGGGGGCGGACATCGTGGTCGAGGACACGGGGGAGGGTATGTCCCCCGAAGTGCTGGCCAGGGCCATGGAGCCCTTCTTCACCACCAAACCCCGCGGGAAGGGGACCGGTCTGGGGCTGGCCAGCGTCTACGGCACCATCAAGGCCCACCTGGGCTCCATGCATCTGGCGAGCGAACCGGGCCTGGGCACCCGGGTGACCCTCCGCTTTCCCCCGATCCGGAAGGAGAGCTGCCCGGGGTCCCAGGTGGGGAGGCCCGCTGGACCCTGCAAGTGCGCCAGAGGACTCCGTATCCATCTCATCGATGACGACGAGCTGATCCGTGAGAGCTTCCCGGAGTTCGTCGGGCTGCTGGGACATCAGGTGGTGGCCACCGACAGTGATGGGGAGGCGGGGCTCCGGAGGCTGCGGGAGGAAGCGGAGCCAGATGTGGTGGTCATGGATCACAACATGCCAGGCATAAGCGGCATCGAGGCGCTGGCCAGGCTCCGCCAGTTCCGGCAGACCTTGCCTGTGCTCTTATGCACGGGCTATCTTGACGAGGAGGCCCGGAAGGCCCTTGGACGCTGGCCCAGGGTCCAAGTGCTTCTGAAGCCCTTCAGTCTCGACAGCATCCAGGATGCCCTTGCTGCGGTCCTGTAG